A region of Lycium barbarum isolate Lr01 chromosome 1, ASM1917538v2, whole genome shotgun sequence DNA encodes the following proteins:
- the LOC132624553 gene encoding uncharacterized protein LOC132624553, with protein sequence MENNNSHEYARKVMKDVSLQELRDKLAEFSRVRGWDQYHSPRNLLLALVGEVGELSEIFQWKGEVARGLPNWTSDDKEHLEEELSDVLLYLVQLADVCGLDLGQAALTKIVKNAKKYPVTKPT encoded by the exons ATGGAGAATAATAATTCCCATGAGTATGCTAGAAAAGTCATGAAGGATGTCTCTCTTCAGGAGCTCAGAGATAAGCTTGCAGAATTTTCTAGAGTTAGAGGTTGGGATCAGTATCACAGTCCTAGGAACCTTCTCCTAGCATTG GTTGGAGAAGTGGGAGAATTATCAGAGATATTCCAGTGGAAAGGGGAAGTTGCAAGAGGGCTACCTAACTGGACATCAGATGATAAGGAACATTTGGAGGAGGAACTTTCTGATGTTTTGCTCTATCTTGTTCAGCTAGCTGATGTTTGTGGACTTGATTTAGGTCAAGCAGCTCTTACTAAGATTGTCAAGAATGCTAAAAAATACCCTGTTACTAAACCTACTTAA
- the LOC132600496 gene encoding probable LRR receptor-like serine/threonine-protein kinase At1g74360, whose translation MSEVESHILLPIALLNFFIFISGRLVCGDSLETDKQLLLNLKSFFEDQNPVERGFKYTQWNPTDFSPCKWPGISCNTSINRVTGIDLSDNNLAGKLFDNFSAITELTYLDLSKNTFSESIPSDLSRCQNLKFLNLSHNIIVGELNLTGLNKLEVLDLTMNRIYWLTIPEICDNLVVANISNNNFTGGIGRVFECCMNLKYLDLSYNYLTGNLSFGLDMLNVFSASHNFFSGPLPSWIFTQNCSLQVLDLSENLFFGELPTSISNCKGLVELNLWGNYFSGSIPREIGTVLSLKELCLGSNNFSSDIPDTLSGLSKLIFLDLSGNNFGGEIQEIFGQMTQVRFLMLHGNSYIGGIVSSGIPNLVNLSRLDLSNNHFSGPLPVEISHMKGMEFLILANNQFGDNIPSEYGELLALQALDLSSNKLTGSIPPSMGKLKSLLWLMFANNSLSGEIPPELGNCSSLLWLNVANNQLTGPIPPQLASIGSDPMPTFLLNREKEKIAAGSGDCFAMKRWIPADYPPFSFIYPLLIGKNCRILGDRLFTGDRLMPVCEPGSNVRTNQVPGYIQLSDNKLSGDIPPEIGLMQNMSMLHLGANEFSGRLPSEIGQLHLVVLNISQNKFSGEIPKQIGHIKCLQNLDLSFNNFSGPFPTSLSNLHDLSKFNISYNTYLYGVVPEIGQLVTFEKSSFLGDPLLRLPSFMHNSTNNTERNTNENHKKHTKVGALLVIVALVLAFLVFGVMSLLVCLLIKAPMGSSVNLLEDTEGRHDSPSSTGASSSRPCATSSRGSDDVKVIRLDRTSFTHSDILKATWNFSNDRIIGRGGFGIVYRGDLPDGREVAVKKLQREGIEGEREFRAEMEALSGNGSGWPHPNLVTLYGWCLDGSEKLLVYEYMEGGTLDDVITDRTRFTWKRRIQAAVDVARALVYLHHDCYPCIVHRDVKGSNVLLDRDGRAKVTDFGLARVMISEHTHVSTMVAGTIGYVAPEYGQTMKATTKGDVYSYGVLAMELATGRHAIDGGEECLVEWATRVMGDGRKGFTRAIIPVALLVSGLAEGAEEMCELLRIGIRCAAETPNDRPNMKQVLDMLISIPTSQRGSSRSNHSFGSSCSSSPLL comes from the exons ATGTCAGAAGTGGAATCTCACATTCTTCTTCCCATTGCATTACTCAATTTCTTCATTTTCATATCAG GTCGGCTTGTTTGTGGAGACTCACTGGAGACTGACAAGCAATTACTGCTGAACTTGAAGTCATTTTTTGAGGATCAAAATCCTGTCGAGAGAGGATTTAAATATACTCAATGGAATCCTACAGATTTTTCACCCTGCAAATGGCCTGGAATTTCATGCAATACTTCCATCAATCGTGTTACTGGAATCGACCTCTCGGACAACAACCTGGCTGGGAAATTGTTCGATAATTTCTCAGCCATAACGGAATTGACCTATCTTGACCTGTCCAAGAACACATTTTCAGAGTCCATTCCATCAGACTTAAGCCGGTGTCAAAACTTGAAATTCTTGAACTTGTCACACAATATCATTGTTGGTGAGCTCAACTTGACTGGTCTGAACAAGCTGGAAGTTCTTGATTTAACGATGAACCGGATTTATTGGCTAACAATCCCTGAGATTTGTGACAACTTAGTTGTTGCAAATATTTCTAACAACAATTTCACTGGTGGGATTGGAAGAGTATTTGAATGTTGCATGAATCTGAAGTATCTTGATCTGAGCTACAATTATTTGACAGGGAATCTGTCGTTCGGGCTTGATATGCTTAACGTGTTTTCAGCGTCTCACAATTTCTTCAGTGGTCCTCTACCTTCCTGGATTTTCACCCAAAACTGTTCCTTGCAAGTTTTGGACTTATCAGAAAATCTGTTCTTTGGAGAATTGCCTACATCCATCTCGAACTGTAAAGGATTAGTAGAGTTGAATTTGTGGGGTAACTACTTTTCAGGGTCAATCCCTAGAGAGATTGGAACTGTACTGAGTCTTAAAGAACTTTGCTTGGGAAGTAATAACTTTTCAAGTGATATTCCAGACACTCTCTCAGGCCTAAGCAAATTGATATTTCTGGACCTAAGTGGAAACAACTTTGGAGGAGAAATACAAGAAATTTTCGGGCAAATGACACAGGTAAGATTTCTCATGCTGCATGGGAACTCTTATATTGGAGGCATAGTGTCATCAGGAATTCCGAACTTGGTAAACCTTTCTCGGTTGGACTTGAGCAATAACCACTTCTCCGGTCCATTACCAGTTGAAATTTCTCATATGAAAGGTATGGAGTTTTTGATTCTTGCCAACAACCAGTTTGGTGACAATATACCTTCAGAATATGGAGAACTTCTTGCACTTCAGGCTCTTGATCTTTCCTCTAATAAGTTAACCGGTTCAATACCACCAAGTATGGGGAAGCTAAAGTCACTACTGTGGTTGATGTTTGCAAACAATTCATTGAGCGGTGAAATTCCACCGGAGTTAGGGAACTGCAGCAGCTTGTTATGGTTGAATGTCGCGAATAATCAACTTACCGGTCCAATTCCTCCTCAATTAGCGAGTATTGGTTCAGATCCAATGCCAACTTTTTTATTGAATAGGGAAAAGGAAAAGATCGCTGCTGGCTCAGGGGATTGTTTTGCCATGAAGAGGTGGATACCAGCTGATTACCCTCCCTTTAGCTTTATATATCCTCTATTAATAGGGAAGAATTGTAGAATCCTGGGGGATAGGTTGTTTACAGGAGATCGTTTAATGCCAGTCTGTGAACCTGGTAGTAATGTTCGAACGAATCAGGTACCCGGCTATATTCAACTTAGTGACAACAAATTGTCTGGTGATATCCCTCCTGAGATTGGCTTAATGCAGAACATGAGTATGCTGCATTTGGGTGCAAATGAATTTTCTGGCAGGCTTCCTTCAGAGATTGGACAACTGCACCTAGTAGTCCTTAATATTTCACAGAATAAATTTTCTGGTGAAATCCCAAAGCAGATTGGCCATATTAAGTGCTTACAAAACCTTGACCTATCATTTAATAACTTTTCTGGTCCATTCCCAACTAGCCTTAGTAACTTGCATGATTTGAGCAAGTTCAACATCTCTTACAACACATATTTATATGGAGTCGTACCAGAAATCGGGCAACTGGTTACATTTGAGAAGTCATCATTTCTTGGTGATCCATTGTTGCGTCTTCCATCCTTCATGCACAACTCTACGAACAACACAGAACGAAACACGAATGAAAATCACAAAAAGCACACAAAGGTGGGTGCGCTTTTGGTAATTGTGGCTCTAGTACTAGCTTTCCTAGTCTTTGGAGTCATGTCACTCCTTGTTTGCCTCCTTATAAAAGCCCCAATGGGTTCTTCAGTAAACTTACTGGAGGATACAGAGGGAAGACATGATTCGCCATCAAGTACTGGTGCATCCTCATCACGGCCGTGTGCAACCTCATCACGGGGTTCTGATGATGTTAAGGTTATCCGTTTGGACAGAACAAGCTTCACACATTCCGACATACTAAAGGCCACGTGGAACTTCTCGAATGATAGAATTATCGGGAGGGGAGGATTCGGGATAGTTTATCGTGGAGATTTGCCTGATGGAAGGGAAGTAGCAGTGAAGAAGCTACAGAGGGAGGGAATTGAGGGCGAAAGAGAGTTCAGAGCTGAAATGGAGGCGCTCAGTGGGAATGGATCCGGTTGGCCTCATCCAAACCTTGTAACTCTTTATGGGTGGTGCCTTGATGGATCAGAGAAACTTCTAGTCTATGAATACATGGAAGGTGGCACCTTAGACGACGTCATTACAGATAGAACAAGGTTTACATGGAAGAGGAGAATTCAAGCGGCAGTTGACGTGGCACGCGCTTTAGTCTACTTGCACCATGATTGCTACCCTTGCATTGTCCACAGAGATGTCAAGGGTAGCAACGTGCTTCTTGACAGGGATGGGAGGGCAAAAGTCACAGATTTTGGCCTTGCTAGGGTCATGATTTCTGAACATACTCATGTTAGCACAATGGTGGCAGGGACTATTGGTTATGTTGCACCAGAATACGGGCAGACAATGAAGGCCACTACAAAAGGAGATGTGTACAGCTACGGGGTGCTAGCCATGGAGCTAGCAACGGGAAGGCATGCTATAGACGGGGGCGAAGAATGTCTAGTTGAATGGGCGACAAGGGTAATGGGAGATGGAAGGAAAGGGTTCACTAGAGCCATCATACCAGTTGCTCTATTGGTATCTGGCCTGGCTGAGGGAGCAGAAGAAATGTGTGAGTTGCTTAGAATTGGAATAAGGTGCGCGGCTGAGACCCCGAATGACCGGCCTAACATGAAGCAGGTACTAGATATGTTGATTAGTATTCCTACCAGCCAAAGGGGATCCAGCCGATCCAACCATAGCTTTGGATCAAGTTGTAGCTCTTCTCCATTACTATGA